CGACATCCGCCCTCTCGCGACCGGGCCCTTTCTTCGCCGCACTCCTGGCGCGTCCCACGGAGGCGCAGGACGCCTCGGCGCCTGCGCGCACCTCCGCCGACCTCTCCCACACCGACGCCTGGTGGCTGAGCGCGGGCGCAGCTTTTCACCCGCGTCTGTCCGAGTGCCACGAGCGCGTCGATCTGTCCAACGCCGACTTCCGGCCTGCTGGGGGCAGACGGATTGCCTGGACCTGTTCAAGAACATCAGCACCACCATGCCCTACAACAACCCGGGGATGTTGGCGAAGACCGAGTACGCCTGATGTGGTGGCCTACATCCTCAAGCTCAACGGCGGTCCCGGCCGGCCTGGCGGAGCCTGTCGCCGACCTCGACGGTCCCGGAGCCAGGCCAAGATGACGCTGTTGAAGCGATCGGCGCCGGGAACTTCTCCACTGCCTGGTGCCACGGCGTGCCTGCGCGCGGGGCCTTCAGTATGTGCGCCCCGCGCTGGGCGGACGCAGCGTTGGGCGCCAGGCCCGCGCCTAACGCGCCCGGCCCCGCCTCAGCACGACTTGCACTTGTTGGAGTTCTTCGACCCGAGCTTCTCGAGGAGCTTCACCGTCTCCGCGAAACCGGATGCGCTGCACCGGGATCAAGGGCCATGTCGTGGCACCGTCTTGCCGCGCCGCGCCACCGCGTGAATGCGTTTCGGCCCCTGGGACAGCAGGTATTCGATGAGCGCGTTGTCGCCGCGTGCCGCCGCGTGGTGCAGCGGGTGAAGCCATTGTGGTCGCGCGCGCTGACGTCCGCCCCACCACCTCGATGAGTGTACTTCACCGCCGGGATCCACGCGTCGGGCGCATGGCGGTGCGAGTTGGCGGCGTAGCCTTTGCCGCACCCCACGCCGGAGGCCGCGTGAATCGGGAAGACCCCGGCCCCCCACGGAATGGGCGGCAGCCCCGACTCGTCCTTGGCGCCGCCCTTCGGCTGGCGGGGCGTCGTCGCCACGCAGGTGGCCGGCGGGCTTCTTCGTTGGTGACCTTGGGATCGCGCCGTTGGCCTGCAGGAGCTTCATCGCCGGGATGTCGAGTTCAGGAAGTCCGCGTCTGAATGGCGTCAGTTCCCTCGCTGTTCACGCCTAACAAGTCGAAGTTGTGGTGACACCAACCACAGGTGCCCGTTGAGGCGGGCGGGCACGCTCCGATCCGCCCTTGATCAGCGCCTCCATCAGGGCGAACTGCCCTGTCTCCTGTTGCAGCTGTGCCGGGTTGCGGTAGAGCGACTTGGGGGCCTACTGCACGTTGATCGTCGCGGCAGAGTGTGGCGTCGTCCCGGCGTCGCTCGCCAGCGTGGGCTTGGCCCTTCCTCAGCAGGACCATCGCCAGGTCGAACCGCCCGGCGATCGTGGCCACTGCGGAGGCGACGTGTGGTCCCCGCGCTCACCTGGTTCACGTCGGCCCCCGCCTCGAGCAGCGCCAGCACCGATGCGCTGTGCCCCTGCCGCACGGCGAACAGCAGCGGAGTGAGCCCGCCAGACTTCCCGACGAGTTCTCCGTACGACAGCGACCGGTTCTCCGCCGCGAGGCGCGCCGAATCGGCCGGCGTGCGCTTGACGGTGTCGGCGGCGGGCCTGGAAGCGGCGTTAGGCGCCGCCGTCGCGGTGCTCGCGGCAGGTGCGGTAGGTGCCGTGGCGGCCCTGGGGGCTGCTGCGGCCGTGGGTGCCGCTGCACCGTTGCGGCTGCCGGCGACGCCGTCACGGTCCCGGCCGGCCGCGGCGGCTGCTCCGCCGCCTTGAGCGCCGCCACCTTGCGCGTGCGCAGCGTCAGCGCCGCACGTGCCGCCTTTTCCTCCGCCGCCATGTCGGTGACCTTGACGTCGCCTGAGGTCGGCGCGCCCGCGAGGAGAGCGCAACGCCTCCACCTGGTTCGCCGCCGCCGCCCACATGAGCGGCGTCTCGCCCGAAGGCGCTCTCCGAATGTCGACCGGTCGCCTTGAGCGACAGCAGCACGCGAATGACCGCCGTGTCGCCGATCTCCGTGGCCAGGTGAACGGCGTGGCACCACCACTGGCAGTCGCGACGTTTACGTCGCCCCCGCCTCCACGAGCGCCGCTACGGTGGCGGGCCTGGCCCGCCCTGGCCGCCAGGTGCAGCGGCGCATAACTCCCGTTGCGCGTCACCGCATCGAGACGCGCGCGCCGGCGCCGATGAGCAATCCGAGTCTGCGACGCATCACCATGCATCGCCGCCCAGTGCAGCGCCGTCATCCCATCGCCCTGCGCCGCATTGACGTCGGCCCTTCCTGGAATGAGCGCCCGCACCGCAACGAGTCCCGCCGCATGGCCGCGTCCGCAACCGGTGCCTCCGCGGACGCCAGCCCCCGCCTCCACGCTACTCCCCCCGTGTTCTCCCGCCCCTCTGTGTTCTCTGTGGTCAACGCCGTGCTCAACGCAGAGAGCCCCCCGGACGCCAATCCCAAAGCGCCGAGTGCCGCCACCACGCCAATGGCGCGACCCCCGCCACCCCCGCGCCTACGCATGCGTCCTCAGATTGAGCGCCCCGTGGAATCGCCAAACCCTTGAGGTCGTCCATGCCGAGCGAGTGCATCATCGTCAGCATCGCATTCGCCAT
This sequence is a window from Gemmatimonadota bacterium. Protein-coding genes within it:
- a CDS encoding ankyrin repeat domain-containing protein, which gives rise to MRSPRGRADLRRRQGHRHGGGGKGGTCGADAAHAQGGGAQGGGAAAAAGRDRDGVAGSRNGAAAPTAAAAPRAATAPTAPAASTATAAPNAASRPAADTVKRTPADSARLAAENRSLSYGELVGKSGGLTPLLFAVRQGHSASVLALLEAGADVNQVSAGTTRRLRSGHDRRAVRPGDGPAEEGPSPRWRATPGRRHTLPRRSTCSRPPSRSTATRHSCNRRQGSSP